AATCGCAAGTTATGACATGGACTCTTATGAACAGACGGACGTTCTGGAGTACACGATTCAATAATTCCAACCGGCAGCGAAAAGCTGCCGGTTTAATAATGTCACTTCCCTGTGTAAAAAACAAAATCACACTTCTTCCACTGTAGCCTTGCCCGAGTAACAGCGTCCCTGGGTTGAAAACTACTCAGATTATTCACGACAATTGTATACAAAAAGAGGCACTGCCAGTAAATCCAAGGGCTACTGATAGTGTCTTTTGTATAGTTATTTGATTGCTGGAATAGTCATAATTATTTCCGACACAGGGACAGATACCAGACATGACGGAAGTGCTGTTGCCTTGGCCAGAATGCTTGTAGAGCTTAGTGTGGAATCAACCGACAAGCGGAAAATCTACGCGTTTCTGGATGGCCTCGTCGGGAGTGACGAAATGGGCAAGAAACGGTTTAACTATGATGTCCAAAAGTATCTCCTCCTGCAGCTTTAACAGCATCCCTGGGTTGAAAACTACTCAGATTATTCACGACAATTGTATGCGAAAAGGGGCACTGCCAGTAAACCCAAGGGCTACTGACAGTGTCTTTTGTATAATTACTTTATTGCTGAAATGGTCATAATTACTTCCGACACAGGGACAGATACAATTGAGATATGTCCCTGGGTTGAAAACCATTCAGTTTATTCATGAAAATTGCATAATAAAAGTGCTATCAGTAAATCTAAGGGTTGCTGATAGCATTTTCGTATAGTGATTCAGAATCAGAATTAATCCTAACTGCTTCTAATACAAGAAGGGCAAATCATCAAATCAAGTGAGAATTAGACGCAACTTTGTTATAATAGGTGAAATACTTCCAAGGGAGTTGAGTGTCATGGCCGTAGATTTAAGAGAAAGACCTATATTGAAAGATAAAAACGCAAAAAACTTTTTAAAAAGACTGGCAGAAAACGAAAGAAGCCGGGAAAAGTTAAAAGCTGAAGCTAAAAGGAATTGGGAATCACAACAAAATGAAAATAGAGACTAGGATTATCCGAGCAGAAGATCATGAAATTGCCAATCTTTTAAATGTGGAAATTCAAGTATCAAGTATAGAGAATTTTTTAAAACAAGAAGCCTACTTTCTGACAATTGATAAGGAATGCAGCACTACATTGGCATTTCTTGGAGATGATTTAGTAGGCTTTTTTAGTTTGAGAAAATCGACAGTAGATATCGAGAGCGATGGAGAAATTACTAAGATTCCATGTTTAGATATAGCACGCATAGCTGTTGCAAGCGAGTACCAAAACCGGGGAATAGGGAGTAAGCTTTTAGCTAGGATATTCGATCTTGCAGAAACGGTTAACGAAAAATATATAACGCTGGAAGCATTAATAGAGAAGTATGAGTGGTATAAGAAAAAAATTTGAAGCATTGATTGAAGAAGAGGTAACACGCAGTAATCCGAGCGGGTTAGTGTATATGATGGCAGATTTACATAAGCATGAGTTGCTTGAAAAGTACTTTGACGAGTAAAGAAGAGTGCCCCGAAATAACTTTTTCTTGTAGGATTCGATATAGTCTCTTAGTGTGGCAACCACTTGTTCAATCATCAATTCGCTTCAGCTCTTCGATGGCATCGTGCCAGTCGAAATAATCGTCCGGCTTGGATAACTGGTATGGATCTTGAATGTCTCCAAAAACTTCTTCAAAAGTCCCTTTATACGCTGTTTCGAATGCCAGGACTTCCGCTTGCAATTCTTCGATCAGCTGTTCCATTGTCTGATTCCGAATTCGGTACCGCTCTTGCTGGACTTGCAGCTGGGCTGCCCATATGCCATTTTTCCAATAGAAGGTGTTATGCAGAGGGTATCGTTTATGACCGGTCTTCGGGATGACTTCCATCCCTTGTTGAACATAACGGCTGATCGTGGCGCGGGATACACCCAGCTCTTTCTGCAGCTCAGCTGAATTCAGCAGTGATCCGGAATGATAGGTATAGAACAATTCACCTTTTTTCGTAACCGAAAAGAAAAGTTCTTCTAAAAAATACTTCGCCTTAGCGAACGATTCAGCCAACGGCAGGGACTCGTCGACTAAGATTTCCTGAAGGTTGGATATCCAGTCAAAATTGCGTCCCTGGGTTGAAAACTACTCAGATTATTCACGACAACTGTATGCGAAAAAAGGTGATAGCAGTGAATACAATGGTTACTGACGACACCTTTTGTAAAAATATTCGAACGATGAAATAGTCATAACTGTTTCCGGCACAGGGACACTTTCTTGCTTTCTATTTGATTGCCATAATAATCATAACTGCTTCCGATACAGGGACAGCGAAAAAAGAGCCGACAGAAAAGGATGGATCACGGAAATCACTTCCCGCAGCACTTTTTGTACTTCTTCCCGCTGCCGCACGGACATGGATCATTGCGTCCGATTTTATCGGATACAGCTTGCGCTTTCGATGAAGAACTTGTCAGTTGAGTCGGTTGCAGCGGATTAAATTGGATATCCATGTTGCGGGGATCGCTTGCCATGCGCTTCCATTCGCCAAGCTCCGGATGATCAAGGCCTAAAACAGTGAAATAACCATACGCCTGCTCCTCGGTATCGTAAATGCGCGGCTTGGCAACGAAAGTCATGAAGTGTTCGATCTCTTCCCGGCCTTCGCTGGCGAGCTGTTCGGTCAGCCCCTTGATGATGACAGATTTCATCTCGAGGTCATCGATGGACCAATAGTGTTTTTTCATGGTTTCAATCGCGAAGGGGCTGAATGTCTGTGCCATCACATCATATGTGAAAATGGGATACTCGATCCGGGTAAATGGCTCAATCGCTCGTATAACTTCATCGGATTGGAAAGCGACCAGCGCATCGGCTACTTCTTCGAGCAGGATATCTTCGTCCCGCGCAAGGAGCGGAGCGAGATCCGCGATAAAGCTTTCGTCTTTCAGCAGCTTGATTCTATAGACAGTAATGATACCAGTAAAGTCGAAGTAAGGCGCCTGCATCTGCAAGTCGAATGACTGGCGCAGGATGTCCCGGTCGATCCAATCCTGTTCCACTTGCCGGCGGCTGATGGTTTTTGCTCTGTCGAATAGATCCGGTCGGTATTCCGGCGATGCATCGAGTTTTTCCAGCGTTTCCATCAGCATTTCGTCCGTCTTCTGTTTTGATGCTTCCGAGAGCTTGACCAGAAAAGCCCATTCCTCTTTCGTGAAGAGAGAGCTGAACTCCTTGCTGTTTTCGACCAGAACGGCAAGTGGAAGGTTTTTCACCAGGTTCCGAAGCGGAAACAACTTCGTCTTCTGCAGTTTGCTGACCGCTTCTTTAAATGCCGGAACTTCAGCACTGTCGACCGGCGAGTTAGCGAGCGCAACAAGGTAGCGGGCCGAAAAACCGGGATCGTCAATGGCTGCGCGTATCAACCGGTCCGGCCACTCCGGCTTGATCGACGGTAAATTTTCCAGGATATGCAAGGCAAAGTTTCGCAGGTTTTTATCTTCTGTTGTCAAGTACGGGTCAAGTCTGTTGAGGATATCCAATTGGTTCAGCTCCTTTTCTGCGGAAGTCTCATTGATTGCAGTTTACTATAGTATATCATCTTCAGTTTTCATACAGTCTCGGATACTTCCCGGCAAGAAAAACTAGCGTCCCTTTAGTGAAAACTACTCAATCTATTCACCACAATTGTAAATGATGAGCGCCCATTGAAGAGGCGCTTTTTTTCGTGGAGCAGGAAACTATTATTTAATACACTGCAATTTATCTGTACAAAACGTACGTTATGTACTTTTGTGTTATAATGAAAGAAAAGGAGGAGTCTATAATGCCAACTACTCTAAATGCAACAGATGTCCGTAAGAATTGGGGACAGTTCAACGATGACGTAATCCGTATCGGACCTCGTTTTGTGAAGCGGAGTCGGGATGAATGGGCAGCTCTAAGCGCTGAACAGCTACGAGTGGCCTTCGCTTCATTTCAATTTCAGGCGCATTTCATTCAAGAAGACGATGGGAGCATCACGATGACATTGAATGGATTTGATTTGGTTGAGAACGCTGAGACCAAAGAAGAAGTCATTGACCTGATGGCGGATTCACTGGTAGATTATGCTGAAGATTACATGGAGCATTTCACGCTTTACGCCCACTCTCCGAATCGGAAGCAGCATTTCCCCTTCCTCATGAATGTAATGGCACAGCCCGATTCTGAAGCTGTCAAGTCCTTGATCCATGCCTAGTTTCAGAGACATTGAACGCTTCTGTCGCCGGGATGGCTGGGAGGAGTATAAGAAAAAAGGACACCACATTTACTTCATGAAAGTGATGGAAGATGGAACCGTTAAACGGACGAAAGTTTCCAGAGGGACCGGAGAAGTCAAAGGGCATTTATGGAAAGAAATACTGAACAAGCAGTTGCAGGTTACAGAAGAGGAATTTAACCGGATCAAGTGAGCACGTTAATCTTTGATGATTAGCTGTGAATAGTCGTGACCCTGTGTTAAACACAATTTACTACAATTTGAGCTCGCTCATGATTCTGCTCAATTTCTTGGGTGGAATGTCGCGATACACAGGTTGGGTATTATCTCTCTCAACATACAAGCAGTCATAGCCGGGATGCTCACGCCTCTTCTGAGTGTGTCAATTGCTAGCATGTTTCTGGAAGAACAATGAAAACCGCCGCTCCCATCCTGGAGTTGGCGGTTTTTTCGCGTCAAAAGCCCACAACAGGTAGCGCCATCCATCCGTTTCCAGTACGATGAAACTACCAGACCCGCAGAACGGAGGCTACGTCATGAAAGAGGAACAGTTCAAGCGCATTAAGGAAGCGACGTATTTATCGACGGAGAAGTCCGGGACGTACCGGGCGATTCTGCGTTTCTTCTATATTCAGCACGAACGGATGAAGGAATTTTTATTGCCGGAGGAAGTATTCGCGCACCTCAAGGAGTATGCCGGGTTCGAAGGCTATGCGATGGAGGAACTCCACGGGGATTTGACACAGCTCGTGAAGTGGGGCAACCTGTTCGCCCAGCAGGAAAGCGGGAATGTGCGGACGATCGAGGAATTCAAGAAGCGCCGGTTCCGCTATCAGTGTACGCCGTACACCGTCGAGTTCGAACGCATGCTCACCGGCATGGAACAAAACGACACGTTCGGCGGCTCACTCGAGAAGACGCAGTTCGACCGCCTGTATAAATGCCTGAAGAGCATCGAGGCGTCCGCGGAAGATAATGAGGAAACGTGCGCGCAGCATTGGGATGATGTCCTGACTTATTTCAATAAAATTCGCCAGAACACGTCCGATTATTTCGCGTACCTCCGCAGTGAAGACGCGAGCGAAGGGATGAAATCGGAAGCGTTCCTTCTGTATAAGGACAAGTTCACGGCTTACTTGCGTGATTTCATCATCGCGCTGCAGCAGACGGCTTCGCAGATCCAAGGGCTGTTGCAGTCGCTTGGCCACCGGCACATGGCGGCGTTTTTTGAAAAAGTCGCCCGCCACGAGGACAAGACATTCCGCTTTGAACAGACGGGAACGGAAGCGGTCACCGAAATGGAAGAGAAATGGACCAATATCAAGGATTGGTTTTTGGGCGGCGAAGACAGCCAGTATGAGACGGTCCAGCGCCAGACGAACGAAGCGATCCGCCGCATCACGCGCATCGTGCAGCGGCTCGGTGAGCGCAATCAGCAGTTCCGGAGCCGGAAAGACGATTACTTGCACCTCGCCGATTGGTTCGCGGGAATGGATTCAGTCGACGAAGCGCATAAATTGTCATCGGTCGTGTTCGGCGTGTTCCATACGCGTCATTTCCATTCAGACCATATTCCGACCGATGATATCTACACTGATACGTGGGAAGAGCAGCCGATGGACCACGAGACGCTGCCGCGGATCGTGAAATACGGCGAAAAGACGAAACCGACGGAAATGCCGGACCACCGGGCGCGGAAAGAGGAAGCGAAGCGGGAGCATCTCAAGCGGCGCAGCGAGGAAAAGCGGGTCATCGAGCAGTACATGAACGGTAGCGAAATCCGCCTCCATGAATTGCCCGCTGTCGAGCCGTATGTGCGCAAGCTGCTGCTGTCGTGGATCGGCAAGGCGATGGTGAAGGAAGACCGGACGATCCAGACCGAATACGGGACGAAAGTGGAAGTGACGCTCGATCCGCATGAAACGGTGCTGCTGGAATCGCCGGACGGCACGCTTGAAATGCCGAATGCGCGCTTCCGCTTCATCCGGGAAGAGGTGACGACATGAATGAACGGGAAGAGCGGTTTGATGAACAGACGGAAGAAGCGCTTGGGCTGTTATTCGAACAGTTCTGGGTGTTGCGGGAAGATGAGCCGGACGCGTACCGGCTGATCCGAGACCGGGAGCATAAGCTGAAGCGCTACATCAGCGATAAATTCGGCTTCGACTTGGTCATCCGCCAGCATTTCATCAAATTGGAGAAAATACCGGTCGAACCGAAGGGTTGGATGGGCATCCAAGTGTTCCAGGAGCCGATGGACTACGCCATTTTCTGTTGCGCGCTGGCGTTCACGGAACAAAAAGCGGTGAATGAGCAGTTTCTGCTGTCGGATTTGACGGAAAGCATCCAGGACATGTACGGCGGCGATTTTCCGCTCGACTGGACGGATTACCGGCACCGCAAATCGCTTGTGCGGGCGCTGAAGGAAATCGCCCGGCTGAAACTGATCCAGACAATCGACGGCAATGTGGAGCTGTTCCAGTCGGATGCCGAAGAGGAAGTGCTGTATGAAGTCGCGATTTACGCCCGCTATTTCATGCGGTCGTATCCGGATGATCTGTTCCGGTTTGATTCCGTCGATGAGATTCTGGAAAGCGAATGGCAGCGGCACCCGGACGACCGGCGGCGCAAGCGCGTCTACCGGCAGCTGTTGTTTTCGCCTGTCGTGCACCGGAGCGGGGAGGCGGATGCGGATTTCGCTTATATCCGCAATTACCGGAACTCGCTGCGCGACGATCTGGAAGCGCACACGCCGTTCCGGCTCGAAGTGTTCAAAAATGCGGCGATGCTGACGCTGCCGGAGCGGAAACGGCGCTATACGCTGTTCCCGGACCAGCGGGGCATCAGCAGTGTCGCGCTGCATGTGGCGGCGCATTTGCGAGAGCAGGAAGGCTCCGAAGCGACGGAACTCGGGGAGATCCGGCTGCCGCGCCAGACGTTCGAAGCGGTCGTGCGGCAAGTGAAAGAGCGGCACGGGCACGGCTGGAGCAAACAGCACCGCGATGAGACGGATAAGGAAACAGTTGCTGCGCTTCTTGCTCTGTGGCAGGAATGGGAACTGGCAGAGACGGACACGGAACATGACATGATCGTCATCCGGTCCGGCGCCGGGCGGATGATCGGTCATTATCCGAAAGACTATGTGAAAGAAGTGAAGCAACGTGGCGAATAAATGGAAAATGAACCGGGCGGGACTGTTGAATTTCTGGTATTACGATGAAGAGACATTCGATTTCGAAAACGGCAAACTCTTATTGCGCGGCAGTAACGGTTCCGGGAAATCGGTCACGATGCAAAGCTTTCTCCCGGTGTTATTGGACGGAAAGAAATCCCCTGACCGGCTCGATCCGTTCGGTTCGAAATCTCGCCGGATGGAAGATTACCTGCTCGGCGAAAAAGAGATCACCGACCGGGAAGAGCGGACCGGTTATTTATTTCTCGAATACAAAAAACAGGACACGGACCAGTACGTGACGACGGGCATCGGTATGCAGGCGAAGCGCGGCAAGGACTTGAAGTCGTGGGGATTCGTCATTACGGATAACCGGCGGATCGGCTTCGACTTGGAACTGTACAAGACCGAAAACCAGAACGGGGAGCGCGTGAAAATTCCGCGGTCGCGCATCGAATTGGAGAATCTCATCGGCACGGGCGGGGAAGTCGTCAAGACGAACCAGGAATACATGGCGCTTGTGAATAAGCACGTATTCGGCTTTGATACGCCGGATGCGTATAAAGAACTGATCGAGCTTCTCCTCCAGCTCCGCAGCCCGAAACTGTCGAAGGACTTCAGGCCGACCGTCATCTACGAAATTCTGGAAAGCGCATTGCCGCCGTTGACGGACGAAGACCTCCGCTACCTGTCCGATTCGATCGAGCAGATGGACCAGACGAAACAGCAGATCGAACAGCTCGACCGGGAAGTGAAAGCGCTCGGCAGACTGACGAAAGCGTATGACGCCTATAATCACCGAGTTCTGGCCGACCAGATCGCCGAATTGAAACGGGCCGTATCGCGCGTGAAGAAAGAACGGGAAGATGAGAAGGAAATGACGGCATCGCTCGGGACGCTGGAATCGGACATCGCCGCGCTCGAGCGGGAAGTCCGGGACTATGAGCGGCGCGAGGAAGCGCTCAAGCAAACGAAAGACCGGCTCATGAGCCATCGCGTGTGGTCGCTGGAAGAAGAGCGGAAAAAAGCGCAGGAAGCGTATGCCGCGGATCAGAACAAGTTTACCCGCGAGGAAGAACGGCTGGCAGGCTATGAAACGAAAGAACGGCAAAGCAGGCGGCTGATCGGAGAGACGGAAGAAGCGCTCGGTGGACAGCTGAACGCGCTCGAAAATCATTTGCAGGACATGGCGTATGAAGGGGAAATGAGCGGCTTCGGCCAGCATGAGCAGAACGCGTCGGATTTCGGACGTCATTTGGAAGAAACGTTTTCGTTCGGCACATGGGAAAGCGAAGCGGCCGCCCATCATAAACGATTGGAAGATGCCCGAACCAAACTGCAGGCATTCGAAGCGCTGAAAGAGAAAATCGCCCAGAAACGGAAAGAAATCGGCGACGTGGAAAAACAGCGGGACGACAAACAGCAGGAGGCAAAAGGCTGGAGCATCACATTTGAAGAAGATAAACAAGAGAAACTGAACGGATTCCATGAATGGGCGCAGGCGAACAGCCGATACGGGGTCGACGGGACTGCGCACCAGCAAGCGGCCCGGCTGATGGACGGGCTGTATGCGGACGTTTCGTATGATGACGTGAAGCGCGGCTATCAGCCGTTCGTCCAGGCATATGACGACCGGCTGCAGCTTAAGTCGCTGGAGCTGCAAAATGAATTGAATGTTCTAAGAGACAAGCGCGAAGATAAAGCAGCGGAGCTCGACAAGCGGAAAGCGCAACGGGATCCGGAACCGGAACGCCATGCGGCAACAATGGAAGCGCGACGTGTCCTTTCGGAACAGGGTGCAGTATTTGCACCGCTGTATGAAGTGGTGGAATTCCAGCCGCACGTGCCGGCGGAAACGCAGAAGCGATTGGAAGCGGCGCTTATC
Above is a genomic segment from Planococcus lenghuensis containing:
- a CDS encoding GNAT family N-acetyltransferase, coding for MKIETRIIRAEDHEIANLLNVEIQVSSIENFLKQEAYFLTIDKECSTTLAFLGDDLVGFFSLRKSTVDIESDGEITKIPCLDIARIAVASEYQNRGIGSKLLARIFDLAETVNEKYITLEALIEKYEWYKKKI
- a CDS encoding MerR family transcriptional regulator; its protein translation is MAESFAKAKYFLEELFFSVTKKGELFYTYHSGSLLNSAELQKELGVSRATISRYVQQGMEVIPKTGHKRYPLHNTFYWKNGIWAAQLQVQQERYRIRNQTMEQLIEELQAEVLAFETAYKGTFEEVFGDIQDPYQLSKPDDYFDWHDAIEELKRIDD
- a CDS encoding YecA family protein; amino-acid sequence: MDILNRLDPYLTTEDKNLRNFALHILENLPSIKPEWPDRLIRAAIDDPGFSARYLVALANSPVDSAEVPAFKEAVSKLQKTKLFPLRNLVKNLPLAVLVENSKEFSSLFTKEEWAFLVKLSEASKQKTDEMLMETLEKLDASPEYRPDLFDRAKTISRRQVEQDWIDRDILRQSFDLQMQAPYFDFTGIITVYRIKLLKDESFIADLAPLLARDEDILLEEVADALVAFQSDEVIRAIEPFTRIEYPIFTYDVMAQTFSPFAIETMKKHYWSIDDLEMKSVIIKGLTEQLASEGREEIEHFMTFVAKPRIYDTEEQAYGYFTVLGLDHPELGEWKRMASDPRNMDIQFNPLQPTQLTSSSSKAQAVSDKIGRNDPCPCGSGKKYKKCCGK
- a CDS encoding type II toxin-antitoxin system HicA family toxin encodes the protein MPSFRDIERFCRRDGWEEYKKKGHHIYFMKVMEDGTVKRTKVSRGTGEVKGHLWKEILNKQLQVTEEEFNRIK
- a CDS encoding TIGR02677 family protein — encoded protein: MKEEQFKRIKEATYLSTEKSGTYRAILRFFYIQHERMKEFLLPEEVFAHLKEYAGFEGYAMEELHGDLTQLVKWGNLFAQQESGNVRTIEEFKKRRFRYQCTPYTVEFERMLTGMEQNDTFGGSLEKTQFDRLYKCLKSIEASAEDNEETCAQHWDDVLTYFNKIRQNTSDYFAYLRSEDASEGMKSEAFLLYKDKFTAYLRDFIIALQQTASQIQGLLQSLGHRHMAAFFEKVARHEDKTFRFEQTGTEAVTEMEEKWTNIKDWFLGGEDSQYETVQRQTNEAIRRITRIVQRLGERNQQFRSRKDDYLHLADWFAGMDSVDEAHKLSSVVFGVFHTRHFHSDHIPTDDIYTDTWEEQPMDHETLPRIVKYGEKTKPTEMPDHRARKEEAKREHLKRRSEEKRVIEQYMNGSEIRLHELPAVEPYVRKLLLSWIGKAMVKEDRTIQTEYGTKVEVTLDPHETVLLESPDGTLEMPNARFRFIREEVTT
- a CDS encoding TIGR02678 family protein, translating into MNEREERFDEQTEEALGLLFEQFWVLREDEPDAYRLIRDREHKLKRYISDKFGFDLVIRQHFIKLEKIPVEPKGWMGIQVFQEPMDYAIFCCALAFTEQKAVNEQFLLSDLTESIQDMYGGDFPLDWTDYRHRKSLVRALKEIARLKLIQTIDGNVELFQSDAEEEVLYEVAIYARYFMRSYPDDLFRFDSVDEILESEWQRHPDDRRRKRVYRQLLFSPVVHRSGEADADFAYIRNYRNSLRDDLEAHTPFRLEVFKNAAMLTLPERKRRYTLFPDQRGISSVALHVAAHLREQEGSEATELGEIRLPRQTFEAVVRQVKERHGHGWSKQHRDETDKETVAALLALWQEWELAETDTEHDMIVIRSGAGRMIGHYPKDYVKEVKQRGE